A genomic window from Nomascus leucogenys isolate Asia chromosome 10, Asia_NLE_v1, whole genome shotgun sequence includes:
- the P2RX2 gene encoding P2X purinoceptor 2 isoform X6 has translation MAAAQPKSPAGATARRLARGCWSALWDYETPKVIVSIRVHNATCLSDADCVAGELDMLGNGLRTGRCVPYYQGPSKTCEVFGWCPVEDGASVSQFLGTMAPNFTILIKNSIHYPKFHFSKGNIADRTDGYLKRCTFHEASDLYCPIFKLGFIVEKAGESFAELAHKGGVIGVIINWDCDLDLPASECNPKYSFRRLDPKHVPASSGYNFRFAKYYKINGTTTRTLIKAYAIRIDVIVHGQAGKFSLIPTIINLATALTSVGVGSFLCDWILLTFMNKNKVYSHKKFDKVCTPSHPSGSWPVTLARVLGQAPPQPGHCSEDQHPSPPSGQEGQQGAVCGPAFPPLRPCPISAPSEQMVDTPASEPAPQASTPTDPKGLAQL, from the exons AGCATAAGGGTCCACAACGCCACCTGCCTCTCCGATGCCGACTGCGTGGCTGGGGAGCTGGACATGTTGGGAAACG GCCTGCGGACCGGGCGCTGTGTGCCCTATTACCAGGGGCCCTCCAAGACCTGTGAGGTGTTCGGCTGGTGCCCGGTGGAAGATGGGGCCTCTGTCAG CCAATTTCTGGGTACGATGGCCCCAAATTTCACCATCCTCATCAAGAACAGCATCCACTACCCCAAATTCCACTTCTCCAA GGGCAACATCGCCGACCGCACAGACGGCTACCTGAAGCGCTGCACGTTCCACGAGGCCTCCGACCTCTACTGCCCCATCTTCAAGCTGGGCTTTATCGTGGAGAAGGCTGGGGAGAGCTTCGCAGAACTCGCACACAAG GGTGGTGTCATCGGGGTCATTATCAACTGGGACTGTGACCTGGACCTGCCTGCATCGGAGTGCAACCCCAAGTACTCCTTCCGGAGGCTTGACCCCAAGCACGTGCCTGCCTCGTCAGGCTACAACTTCAG GTTTGCCAAGTACTACAAGATCAATGGCACCACCACCCGCACGCTCATCAAGGCCTATGCGATCCGCATTGATGTCATTGTGCATGGACAG GCCGGGAAGTTCAGCCTGATTCCCACCATTATTAATCTGGCCACAGCTCTGACTTCCGTCGGGGTG GGCTCCTTCCTGTGCGACTGGATCTTGCTAACATTCATGAACAAAAACAAGGTCTACAGCCATAAGAAATTTGACAAGGTGTGTACGCCGAGCCACCCCTCAGGTAGCTGGCCTGTGACCCTTGCCCGTGTTTTGGGCCAGGCCCCTCCCCAACCCGGCCACTGCTCCGAGGACCAGCACCCCAGCCCTCCATCAGGCCAGGAGGGCCAACAAGGGGCAGTGTGTGGCCCAGCCTTCCCGCCCCTGCGGCCTTGCCCCATCTCTGCCCCGTCTGAGCAGATGGTGGACACTCCTGCCTCCGAGCCTGCCCCACAAGCCTCCACACCCACAGACCCCAAAGGTTTGGCCCAACTCTGA